GTCAGAAAATAACCCTGCAACTTAGACAATGGGAAGTACTTTGTTCTGAGATTACTTCGATACCGCTCGTGGTTACCTTACTGGTCAAAGGGGTAATATCACCATATTCTAAATTCTCAAGGTACTAGTTCCTTACAGAGGACGTGTAAAACTGCTAAATGATGCCTCCATGAAATGAGTGATATCTCAATGAAGTGCAAGACATAGGACCACAAAAATAACGACAGAAAACATCAGTACCATCCTGCATAGCAGCCATGACTTCTGGATCCTTAAATGCAGCCATAAGATCAGGATCCTGTTCCAAATGTTCAGCGACAattcatcaaatcaaatgagcaAAGGTGAAATGGAACAGAAAAACTGACCACAGTATGATCAATAAATGATCCACCAAAACGaaacataatcaaatcattgaaCTTGCATGCACCAATTCATGTCTAGGTCTTTATTTTAAAGTGAGAAATCCATCTTCCAGCACTCTTTCTCGTTttgctggggaaaaaaaatatacggTGCTTTGCTAAAGTCAACATCTCCAGGCATTACCATCCACTTTCCAGCGCACTTACATTTAGTATATTGCTAAAATCAACATTTCCAGGCATTCCTCCTGGCATGCCGCCCGGGAAACCTCCAGACATTCCTCCTGGCATGCCGCCCGGGAAACCTCCAGGCATTCCCCCTGAAAAGCCTCCAGGCATTCCACCTGGGAATCCACCAGGCATTCCACCTGGGAATCCACCAGGCATACCACCAGATGGTCTACTGGATGATGACTGCTCTTGTTTCTTTGCCTTCTCATATGCAGCCTACAGGAAAGGCACAACAAATCTCACATGGGAAATATAGCAAGAAACATATTCTAAACGACTAAGCATCAGGATCATGGACCAATTACCTGAGCCTCAGCACGTCTACGCTCTCTCTCGCGCtgaatctttctttcttcccgCTCCTTACGTAATCTGTCATACTTCCTCCGATGTTCCTCAATCCTATGCGCATTTGGTTCAACCTGTATAGATCAAAAGTTGCCCATGATGGAATCAAGCTTAATGGAGCAAGATTTGAATAGCATAGTAATCTCCAATTCCAACGAtgtccaaaagaaaagccaCATGCAAGTTCTCATGAAATTCCAACCAGCGATTCATTTCCAGTGCggaccacaaaatcaagaggtGAGCCCACCTTAAACTGTCACTCATGAAAGTAAAGGCCTACAATTCAGGACAAACCAGCAAGTAGCAACAGCCAGTGTGAATGGTGCATAAAATGATGTCAAGATCAACCTacatgtgataatttttaactttGTGATAAAATCTAAACGGCATTTATTGGCCTTTTACAAGCAATCTACAGTGAAATAAGAAGCATCTAATCTAATCTCTAGCCATCTGAATCTAATCTTGAGAGCAAAGAGTGCCCAGTCCAGAAAAAACCTTGTTTGCTTCAAAACCACATCAAACAGGCGTAAGCAGAGCACTGTCAATTATCTCATTTATTTCCAtaatttcaaaagcaaaaaataatgtttgattTTAGCAGGAAAGTCAGTAACTTTTCAATAGAACAAACAACCCAAAGATGCGcgcacacagagagagagagagggaccttTTTAAGTACTGCATTTATTTCCTCATCGTAATCTAGCTTTGATGCCAAATGAAGATCCTTTGCAGCTTCTTCCCACTGACCAAGCATAGCTCGAGCCATGCCACGAGCCTTGTAGCCTTTTGCAGAATCCGGATTTATCTAGATTAACAAACTACATGAGCATGACAACCCAAGATCTAAAGACTCCAAGGTCAATCCCACCCACACCAGACAACTAAACAATGTAAACTCCAACACCAAATAGGGAAGCTTAACAATTAATAAGTTTCCTTGAACAACTCTAGGCAATTAATACAAATACAAGGGCAATAAGTAATGACGAGAATGTTCGAAAGTTCGCAATAATTGAGTTCATGCATTTGCACATTTTTGTGCATGTATTTCTTTATATTGTGCAGCTTGCGATAAGCACGACAACTGAACTTTCCATGTGAAATCTAAACCATTGCTTTGAACAATTAAGTAGATGTTACCTCTAAAGCTGCAGTTGCGTCCCGGATTGCAGCATTGGGCTTCTTCATTTTAATATACACAGTAGCTGTACAAAAGTCAATAACCATGTGCTGGCATGAGGTAAAGAACTTAAAACCAAATGAAAGGACATAAAATTTGGGCAGTCGCTTCAAAAACTCAGCCAGCTTCTTACCCCTGGTTCCATACATAATTGCAGAGGTTGGATTGAGTGTTATTGCCTGTGTAAGGTGCTCAATCGCTTCCTCCAAGTTTCCTGTAGAGGACAAATCAGCATACCGAAGAGAAAATTAAACAAGACCAAAAGATTCAAGAAGCACACGTATCCCTAGCATTGCAAGGTTGAAGAGTAATTATCAGAACCTTCAGAAAGGGCTTCCATGGCTTGTGCCTTTGCTGCTTGAGAGGCCTCGCGATTATCCTCAGTAACTTCAACCAATGGATCTCCCAtctgaaaaatcaaataacaaaGGCACTCGATATTGACCCACACAGCACAATCTCATTAATAATAAAGTAggcaaaaagagggaaaagaaagtgTTAAAAGCGAGATGATTCCAAATGTCTGTGTTAGATTGGGAAAACCTTCTGGGGAGGCTCATTATCGGGCTCAACCGTCTCGCCTTCAAGCTCGATATCTGACTCGATaatctcatcctcctcctcttcctcctccacttCCACATGTCCCCCTTCGGTCTCCTCCATATCCTCGTCGCTCTCCTCCACCACACGGCTCTTCTGCTGTAGTCCACAATCCAAAGCAAGCATCAATTTAGCACGTTACCTCACAAGAACACATCTCGCTACTGTGAGAAAGTACACTACCCAAATGCAGCAGCATCAACCACCACATGTCGAATGTTTTCAAACGAAATCAAGTGATTACGATACGTATTCAAAGAAATGCGTTTaagtccttttttctttttcaactacACTGAAAGATGCACGTGCTTGACCAATAATAGTGCATAAAAGAAACATCTCAAATCTTCACTCTCTATATAAATGCCCCGACGAGCGAGCTCACTGTCATTCTACATCAACCACCACAAAATTGCATCAATCACTGATCTCAATCGAACAAGACCGAGTCAAACGCTGTCAATCGCACGAAACAAAACGTGTCAAAAAGCAGGCTCGAGTGGCACAAGTTACCGATTTCGATTCGCCGGGCTTGTCCGCAGagggagggacttgagctccgAGGCTGAGACAAAATGTTCCGAATCATCAGAGGAATCAAAAAAATGCGAAGGAACGACCATGCCGAACAAGCTCGAATCGTCGTCCGACGAGGTATCTTACCTTTCGATGTAGTCGCGGAAGAAGGCGAGCGAGGGATCGGCGAGAACGGAGGGATTGGACTTGCACAAGTCGACGAACTGCTTCAGCTGGCTCAGTTTCGCTGGATCCATTTTTCCGGCGACTGTACGAGCGATCGGTCGGCTTCAGATCGCGGTGCGATTGCGTAGATTGATTCTGGACTTGGAAGAAAGTGAAAGTCCCGTGAGCGGCTTTGAAAGTGGGAAGACTCGTCGGGGTGAGGGGTTTTAAGGAGGTGCTTCTAGTAGCTTCTACTGGATATTGGCATAAACATTTCGTGCTTCCACGTCAGCACTCTTTCGAatcaaaagaaattcaaataataTACAGAAGCTTTAGATATTTTCTCGAAAATACGATctaagtaccaaaaaaatttggaaaaatgcgatcaaattttataatttaccaAATCGGTACAATCAACGGTTTTCGTCTAATTTGATTAGTGAAAAGTATCATCATGACTTTATAATTTGCAATGAAATACAGTAGTGATGCGACGCTCATTTTGTGCCACATCTCAAAAGAGtatgaaaaatttatcaaagatgaaaaaaaatgtctgaaaaacattttctaagaAGGGAAAAATGCCTACAATTTATAATATTGAATTTTCTTTCGAAAAGCGTCAATAGAGATTGGACCAAAGGATTTTGGGTGCTGCTCTTACTTCACCGACAAGAGTTGGCAAATCCGATGCGGTGGTGGTGcatagaggtggccaaatgaacccgtgggcccgaaaccggcccgttgaccggacccacggttccaacccggaaccggaaccggccctcaagggccggttccgatttgtaaattgttggaaccggcccgaaaccgcccGGTTCGGACTGGTTCCGacccgatttaaaaaaaaaaaaaaggaatgaggCCGGGTGAAAAGAGTAATTGGGCCttgaaaccggcggttccaccttttttaggaaccggaaccggcggttccgtgaaaccggccacctctagtgGTGCACCGCTCACCACAAACGGCGCAAGAGTCGACTACCCTCACGGCCTCAATACAAGAAAGTTCTAACTTCAATTATCACTTTTCCAATCACGAACCTTAAAATCTTAAAAGAAAATCCCCTCTTTATGCTCCTTTCTTCCCCGCTACGAGACAAAGTTCGCCCCTTGTTACGGTAAACACAAAACCCCTCTAAGAATCCACAGATTTTAGTGACGTGATCAATGGCAATTATTTTCAAAGGGAAAGAGGTTTCATATGTATGCTTgtattttgtaaatattatcatttttcctaTATTTGTTACGGAAAAACTACGAAATAGATATTTGAAAAAGAAGTCTTGAGTCCAGGTGTAGGGTTCGGGCGGGCGTTGGGATCTCGCACCGATCTCATGCGGCCTAGGATAGGGGTTTGGGTACACATTAGGGATGAGCAAAAAAACCATGAtccaaccaaaccaaaccagACCATACCCAATCGGCTCATTTTGGATGGTAACCGGCGGACCATATCCAACCGACCCAATTGGACCGGTCCTTTTATATAATATAAATgtattatcttttaattaaaggCTTTGAAGCCATCTCCCTCAAAGGCCCATAGTCCAGAGTCTAGAAAGTGGAGAAATTTATGTTGATAACATCTCCCGGTTTCGGATGACAGCGTGATTCAATTATACTGCAAAAATCTAATTTGCCGTGGCTTATAAGGATGAATTTCATCCCATTATGTCCTCATATTTATGGCTGAATGTCTTTTATCGGTGAATGCTACAAGTTTGGAGAGGCCTTTGTTCTAATACCTAGTTTATGTAATTTGGTTGATGCAGTAGAGATTACGAGAAAGATGAAGACCTAGGAATTAAAATGCAATCTGTTGATAATTATTCTTACTAGCCATAGATGAGGAAACTCTTTGATAAAACCTTGACTGTGGTTTTTTCATGGACTTTGCAATCTAATGTCATGCATTTGTAACAAGGTGCAATTTAAGTCGAGTGTTGATGCCTTATAGGAGGCGGACCATTAAGAAGCCAAGGTAATAGAAAGTGAGATTTTGATTATCGTGGTAACGTGGGCTAGTGCTATAACCGTTGATTATTGATACGTCCTCAAGAGCCATCTCCCAGGTTCGAGtgattcccttttcttttttaattaatattggTGCTCGGTAGGATCgtaatcgggaaccggaccggaccgatggttCGGTTCTCAAGTAGATCCATGGAACGAGCAGGTGGTTCACGGTTCGCATTTTGCGAAACGGGTCTCTAGCtggcggttctcggttctaaggTGGGAACCACCCATACCGGAACTTATCACCCCTAGTACACATGCGGTAAAGCTCCAAATGACCATTTATTGTGCGACACGTTTCGCACCAccagttagaaaaaaaaaatatctctctcttcacggtctcccttctctctctcgtaCCTTCGCAGTCGGAAAATAGCAAAGTCACCAGCCATCATGGCCACGGAGCTCGAGCTCCACTAATATAGTGGCTGCCACCTTCACGGTCGAGATGTCGATTTGACAAGGTCGCGCCACTATAGGCGCGAAGCTCGAGCTCTCGAGCTCCGCAGCCATGGCGGTCGTGGGCCACGGGCTAGAGCTTCGTGGCCAAGGACCAAGAAGACGTCGGCCATGGCTGCAGAGCTCGAGCCGGCCGCCATGGCCACAAAGCTCGAGCTTAAGTTCCACAGCCATGGCGGTTGTGAGCTTTAGGCTCGAGCTCTGCGGCCGAGGACAAAGAAGACATCTGTGAAAGGAGGGACAAAGATCCATTGGTGGCAAGCCCATTGCCGAAGACTCCGAATGTGCTCTTCGTCGTGGCTCGTAATGGCGGTGGCTCGAGCTCGAGGTtagagaagggaagagagatcgGTAAGAGGAGAGAATGGGTGGGATGTCGGAGCGGTCGGGCACTCTGTGGCCATGGCGGCCACGAGCTGTCCGCTTGAGCTCCGCACCCGTGGTAGCGTGAGCTCGTCAAATTTGCGTCTCGGCTACGGAAGTCGTAGCTGCCATGGATGTGGAGCTCAAGATCCGTGGCCATGGTGGCCGACGTCTTCTCGATTTCCCAACCGTGAAGCAACATTAGAGAGAGGATGAGGCGCGAAGAGACAgaaatttttctcttatttttctgATTGGTGGCCCTTTTGCTCTACGTGTTGTACAATGTATTGAGCTTGGGATTTGGATCTCTTGACATGGCATTTCTATGTCGGGGTTACCATAAAATGGGGAAGGGAAAATTTTTGGGCTGGCATTTTTTTGGGTAGCCttccaaaaattttgaatcccatcTTCTCTCATCACATTCGACCCTCTCAACccgaaaaaaatcagaaacctcctctctctctagaaactCTCTCCCATTGGTAACCCTCCTCCACGCCGACCAGCGAGCTTTCTCCAGTGACCTTCCTCCACACCAGCACCGGAAtatttctctctcccctcatCCCCTAATTCCAAccccaaaaattagaaacccaaaatattttcccattttttattgtCCCTCATCCTCTCACCGGTGACTTCGCCggacaaagagaaaaaggcaaGCCAATCGAAGAAACCAAAAACTCTCTCTCACCGGTGACCCTCTTCCACGCCGGCTAACGAGCTTTCTCCGGTGACTTTCCTCCATACTCGGTGCCGAAtatttctctctcccctcaaaTGGAGACCccctctcaaatggatgatgatggcaCAAGGTAATTAATGTCTTCATGAAAGtatgttagtttttcttctattttattgtttgttatTCAGGTTATTACTtgcatttcctttttattgtAGATACTCTTGTCCATTAATCGTTGCTATTAAATATATGTATAGAAATTTTTATAGTTGATGGTCTTGAACACCAATGGAGAGATTTCATTGGAAAAATTTCTATCTTTTAACTTATTAtttctttaattctttttagcatttcaataattcaataaaaTCACTATTTTATCTTCTAATGATGCCACTTTgtctgctatttttttttttttgtgattttgtcaGCAGTAATGATTGGACTCCACAAGTGGGTATGGAATTTAATGATGTAAATGAGGCGTGGGAGTTTTGAAAGGCGTATGCATTGAAAATTGGTTTTGGTGTACGTAGGAGAGTTACTAACAAAAGGAATGATGAATCCATAATTTCTACGTGCTTTTGTTGTTCAAAAAAGGGACATCGGGGAAAAGATGAAAGGCGGGAATTAGTAAAAAAGCCTAAGCCTGAAACGAGGATGGACCGCCATGCCCGAATGGGAATCAGATTAGTTCCTGGGAGCGGTAAATATTGTGTGTATGATTTTGAGCCAAAGCATTCCCATGTACTCCACTTTGTAGAGTGTACTCACTTGATACGGTCACATAAGCAAACAAGCGATTTCCAAGCTCAGCAAATTGTGTTGGGCGACGATGCAGGCCTCACATAGAGACAGCAGCATGACTTGTCTAGTGTACAAGTTGGGGGAAGAGAAAATGTTGGTTACACAAGAGTTGATCTAAAAAACTATCTTCACACTAAACGAGGGAGAGACATGGAGTTTGGACACACATGATGTTTATTGATGTACTTCGAGAAACGACAGATCTTAGATACATATTTCTTCTATGCTATTCAGCTTAATAGTAATAAGAaaataacaaacatattttgggCAAATTCTAGGATGATTATTAATTATGTCCTTTTTGATGATGTTGTGACTTTTGACACCACATTTTCCACCAACAAAGTGTACATGCCACTCGGTGTATTTGTTGGATTCAATCACCATAGagagttgttgacacctaaattttgatttttttttaaatcaggaATTGTTTttagttcctaccaaaaataatctagcattcgtgtttttttttaagccaTGCATCACATTCTCTTTTATTTATCGGACCAATGGTGGGCGGACTTAATTGTGCGACTTCTAAGTTTAATAGAATAAGTTAAGACTTAGTGAATTAAGAATTGGTATCCACATTGAGTTTTTGCTCATATGAACCTTAGTCCACATTTTATCATAAAAGCCAAGAAAAGGTAATATGAGACAAATATATTCTTGGgcaagacaaaaaagaaacatggGCATAAAGGAATTCGGATCACACGGGAAATCGGCGCAATATTGAGCCAATATTATATGTCTttttgaagaaggaagagggccaaaaaaaagtaaaaaaaaaaaagagagaagagatatCATTACAAAAGAACAATATCATGGTGTATATTCGGCTAAGTGCAGCTTGCAATAAAGAAGATATATATTTGCGTGGTTGAATAATAGTGGAGAATCGACTTGTAATATTTATTGGGAGGAAAGATACGAAGGAGAAGATAGTTTGACTATTCAACCCTTTTCTTATAACCCTAGCTTCATCCTATAAAAGGGACTGGCATCagaattgaaggaaaaaattgcTATTATTTTGAGCACACATAGAGCTAGCATAACGTGAGAAAATCTAAGAGTTTGATTGTCTCCCCCACCAGTCGAGACAATCCTCTTCGACTCAAGCTTGATTTGAGCTCTTCGGTTTCTCCTCCTTTTGCCAAACACATCGCTGCCGACTTCTCTTCCGTTGTGAACCAACCACGATCCTCGCCGACCAGCAACCCTTATGCATAGCAGCCGCTCATCCTTGAAGTCTCCAACCATTACCATTCGGTTCCGATGAAACCAGGAGTTTATGTCCGATAAAAAAACGCCGGATCACAATTGCCGCTCAATCTCTTCGCCACTGTCTA
The sequence above is drawn from the Rhodamnia argentea isolate NSW1041297 chromosome 9, ASM2092103v1, whole genome shotgun sequence genome and encodes:
- the LOC115737028 gene encoding FAM10 family protein At4g22670 isoform X3, encoding MDPAKLSQLKQFVDLCKSNPSVLADPSLAFFRDYIESLGAQVPPSADKPGESKSKSRVVEESDEDMEETEGGHVEVEEEEEEDEIIESDIELEGETVEPDNEPPQKMGDPLVEVTEDNREASQAAKAQAMEALSEGNLEEAIEHLTQAITLNPTSAIMYGTRATVYIKMKKPNAAIRDATAALEINPDSAKGYKARGMARAMLGQWEEAAKDLHLASKLDYDEEINAVLKKVEPNAHRIEEHRRKYDRLRKEREERKIQRERERRRAEAQAAYEKAKKQEQSSSSRPSGGMPGGFPGGMPGGFPGGMPGGFPGGMPGGMPGNVDFSNILNDPDLMAAFKDPEVMAAMQDVMKNPANLAKHQANPKVAPIIAKMMNKFGGPK
- the LOC115737028 gene encoding FAM10 family protein At4g22670 isoform X2, with product MDPAKLSQLKQFVDLCKSNPSVLADPSLAFFRDYIESLGAQVPPSADKPGESKSKSRVVEESDEDMEETEGGHVEVEEEEEEDEIIESDIELEGETVEPDNEPPQKMGDPLVEVTEDNREASQAAKAQAMEALSEGNLEEAIEHLTQAITLNPTSAIMYGTRATVYIKMKKPNAAIRDATAALEINPDSAKGYKARGMARAMLGQWEEAAKDLHLASKLDYDEEINAVLKKVEPNAHRIEEHRRKYDRLRKEREERKIQRERERRRAEAQAAYEKAKKQEQSSSSRPSGGMPGGFPGGMPGGFPGGMPGGFSGGMPGGFPGGMPGGMPGNVDFSNILNDPDLMAAFKDPEVMAAMQDVMKNPANLAKHQANPKVAPIIAKMMNKFGGPK
- the LOC115737028 gene encoding FAM10 family protein At4g22670 isoform X1; its protein translation is MDPAKLSQLKQFVDLCKSNPSVLADPSLAFFRDYIESLGAQVPPSADKPGESKSKSRVVEESDEDMEETEGGHVEVEEEEEEDEIIESDIELEGETVEPDNEPPQKMGDPLVEVTEDNREASQAAKAQAMEALSEGNLEEAIEHLTQAITLNPTSAIMYGTRATVYIKMKKPNAAIRDATAALEINPDSAKGYKARGMARAMLGQWEEAAKDLHLASKLDYDEEINAVLKKVEPNAHRIEEHRRKYDRLRKEREERKIQRERERRRAEAQAAYEKAKKQEQSSSSRPSGGMPGGFPGGMPGGFPGGMPGGFSGGMPGGFPGGMPGGMSGGFPGGMPGGMPGNVDFSNILNDPDLMAAFKDPEVMAAMQDVMKNPANLAKHQANPKVAPIIAKMMNKFGGPK